In the Haladaptatus sp. QDMS2 genome, ACTCGATGAGCACGAACGTGCTGAAGACCATTGCGCTGCGCCGGCGTGAGTATTGCTCCTCGAAGTACATTTATCAGCTCATCCCCGGCACTGAAGTCGAGCGTCGGGACACTCCAGGAGAAAGCCGGATGGAAGTGCCCGTAGCGACCGTCGACGAGTTCCGCGAGTTATGGGATACCGCAATCGAGTACAGCGAGGCCGCCCGCCAGCGCATCATCAACACCGGCACGCACGACTTCGGTGCCATCAAGAATGGGTTCATTCCAAACACCACCACCTTGTCCGTGCTGGCCGCGCTCCTCTGGGAGTACGACGAGCGGCTCACCACGGCACTCGAGGAGCCTGAGTTCAACGATCGTCTCGTCCGCTGGTACTGGTCGGCGGCCCTCTCACGGGACTACAGTGGCTCCTCTGACACCATCATGTCGCAGGACTACCGCGAGATGCGCACCTGGTTCGCCGACGACAGCGAGGTGCCCGAACGAATCCGAACGGTGGACGAGGACTTCGTCTCGAACGCCCTCGACCTCCAGAGCGTCACGCAGGGTGGCCGATATAAGGCCATTCTCGGACTGTTCGGCCTCAACAACCCCAAGGACTTCCACACAGGCCGGCGGCTGGGAACGTACAACGCGTCACAGATAGACGACCACCACATCTTCCCGAAGAACGCGGAGGGGCTGTCGCTCACGGGCGAGCGTAAGCACTCGATTCTCAATCGGGCGCTCATCCTTGATGAGACAAACCGTACGGCAATCAGTAACCGCAAACCGAGCGACTACCTCCGGGACATTGAGGCGACAGCGGACGAATCGGTCGAAGAGCGGCTCGCCGAGCACCTCATCCCTGCGGATGGCGTGGATGCACTCTGGAACGACGATTTCGACAGCTTCATTGATGCGCGAGAGCGGGCAGTGCTGGACGAGGTCCGGAGGCGCCTCGGGATTTCGGAAATCTACGGCAGGTGAGTAACTAATCAGCACTCACCATTGATACGGTATTAATATCGGTGTCGACTGGGTGGGAAAGGGATGTTTTGCGGTGAGTGTTCGTTCGAGAATTATCTATTGCACACCCAATACGTTTTATTTTATTGACCAAAATTTCCAGTCGGATGTGTACCGGCGCCGGATTTCGTAGCCCCCAGGTTATTGGCTCACACTACCAGTTTCGAATGTATTGGGGACATCGTATTTACCCTGATACTGAGATTGGGAAACATTGGCTAATTGTTAAGTAATTTGGGAATGTATTGAGTAAATAAGAATATTTTCTGAATGCCATGGTTGACCAACCACCAATAAAATCGACTGAAAAGGATGAGTTCGACACTACTGATGAACAACTCGATTTCAGACCTTCAAAATCACAAGAGCTGGACCATTCTCCAGACGCGTTTACCGTAGGCTATGATCCAACTGGCAGTACCCGCGTGGGAAGTGGTCGTTCGAAGGGACGGACGCTTCGACTAATTCGCCTAAACGAAGGCCGTCATCACGCAGATGGAAGGCATAGTATTCGTGAAGCAGCACGAGATAAAAAACGGATTATTCAGTCGTTTTGCTCAATTCTGGAAGTTACTCCGCACCAGCAACGTGAAGCGGTCGCAATCATTGGTCGACTCAATCTGGATAGATTCGGTCAACAAAAACGCCTCGAAAAAGTCGCCCTTGGAATTATTAGATTTGTCGTTGATAGTGACCGGGAACGTCACTTTTTCGAGGGGCAGGACCCCACAAAACTCAACTTCCGCAATGTAGACCTGTCTCGTTTCCCTCCTAAGTTCGCTGAGAATCCTCAGTACCGTGCACTCTGTAAGCAGTACAATCTCTCTGGAAAGGACCAGTATAGTATTTCCCAACTAATAAAACGAGAACTCAAACGTACTGGATATTTTTCTCGCGCCAGGTCAGGGCGACGTTGAGGACAAGTGAGTCAAGATACTCACGAACATGCACACATATTCTCTAAACAGTATTCCAATATCCCCTATCTATTACCCTCACGCATTTTCCTTTAAGCCTTTCCTGCAACAATAAATTGGTGAGGTCGGTCGGCCGGGGGGGTCGCCGAAGGCGAAACGGCTGACCGGAATCGGGGCCCGAAGCTCCGGCTTCGAGTATTAACCACCGAAGCCGAATGGCTTGAATAGCCCCTGGCCTAGAGTAGATGTCCCAGAACCCTCTGGCTACTACTAAACCCTTAATTGGAATCGATTGTCGATTAGGGGTTAAAGCCTTTTTACTAATCGCGCTATCGTATCCCGCGCGAAACTGAATAAAGTGACTGACTCATCCCTAGGGGTTGTCCTCAATACGCTACTCTCTTTGACGTAGCGAAGCCAATAGCGAGGACTCCATCCTTCTTGCTACTTCGACAATAAATCGACTCAACATTCGATTAGTGGCAATACTGTAGCGAACCCCGATTCAGTGCCTCTCAGAGC is a window encoding:
- a CDS encoding DUF262 domain-containing protein produces the protein MTQDKRPTERMLDEIDDGNYVIPHFQRGFEWDPGMVCDLFASVLDEYYTGTLLLWDLEYYNGSGEMWDVVEGVPEDRLADSPNYAILDGQQRLSSIYYALHSPAMTFPSRKSYYYFFLDMDACLREEYDGAVEYEYRLNPRDTADFKKRLPELLPEQGLFPLCLLRDAEFRNSETFEECLTAYHDRRSERGHPVYEMSQMNLYREFNGIFDRILNYRFSVEILDTAKLEEVCEIFTRINKKGMTLSTFDLMNAFLYPEGIALRKEWDELTGYDQLKAVDNSMSTNVLKTIALRRREYCSSKYIYQLIPGTEVERRDTPGESRMEVPVATVDEFRELWDTAIEYSEAARQRIINTGTHDFGAIKNGFIPNTTTLSVLAALLWEYDERLTTALEEPEFNDRLVRWYWSAALSRDYSGSSDTIMSQDYREMRTWFADDSEVPERIRTVDEDFVSNALDLQSVTQGGRYKAILGLFGLNNPKDFHTGRRLGTYNASQIDDHHIFPKNAEGLSLTGERKHSILNRALILDETNRTAISNRKPSDYLRDIEATADESVEERLAEHLIPADGVDALWNDDFDSFIDARERAVLDEVRRRLGISEIYGR
- a CDS encoding DNA-directed RNA polymerase subunit epsilon; this encodes MVDQPPIKSTEKDEFDTTDEQLDFRPSKSQELDHSPDAFTVGYDPTGSTRVGSGRSKGRTLRLIRLNEGRHHADGRHSIREAARDKKRIIQSFCSILEVTPHQQREAVAIIGRLNLDRFGQQKRLEKVALGIIRFVVDSDRERHFFEGQDPTKLNFRNVDLSRFPPKFAENPQYRALCKQYNLSGKDQYSISQLIKRELKRTGYFSRARSGRR